Proteins encoded in a region of the Takifugu flavidus isolate HTHZ2018 chromosome 10, ASM371156v2, whole genome shotgun sequence genome:
- the LOC130532287 gene encoding ladderlectin-like isoform X3 yields the protein MKTVLILSVLLCAALAAPAEVEEKSPEMPAGSNPQPVEEQMAAAPAEEVVSKDENGGAGGAEKESKMLQEEEDEGSDPASRNARVNFCPDGWFTYGYRCYIFVNSPMNWYSAKDHCNSLGANLASVSSPREYSFLQQMTKTSSQSIAWLGGFYLQGRWLWINNEGFYYTNWYSQSSSVSYPCMYLSSTYGWSNTVCTSSLRFICSKSPFGC from the exons ATGAAGACTGTGCTGATCCTCTCGGTCCTGCTGTGTGCTGCCCTGGcag ctccagcagaagtTGAAGAAAAGTCTCCAG AGATGCCGGCAGGATCAAACCCACAACCAGTGGAGGAACAAATGGCTGCTGCACCCGCCGAGGAGGTAGTGAGCAAAGATGAgaatggtggtgctggtggtgctgagaAGGAGTCAAAGATGctgcaagaagaggaggatgaaggatctGATCCTGCTTCCAGAAACG ctcgtGTTAACTTCTGTCCAGACGGCTGGTTCACTTATGGCTATCGATGCTACATCTTTGTCAATTCTCCCATGAACTGGTACAGTGCTAAG GATCACTGCAACAGTTTGGGTGCTAACCTGGCCTCAGTCAGCAGCCCCAGAGAGTacagcttcctgcagcagatgacAAAAACCTCCAGCCAGTCCATTGCGTGGTTGGGGGGTTTTTACCTGCAG gGCCGTTGGCTGTGGATCAATAATGAAGGTTTCTATTATACCAACTGGTACTCGCagtcctcctctgtcagctACCCCTGCATGTACTTATCCAGCACCT aTGGTTGGAGTAACACCGTGTGTACTTCTTCACTTCGCTTCATCTGCTCCAAGAGCCCATTTGGTtgttaa